In the genome of uncultured Campylobacter sp., one region contains:
- a CDS encoding NAD(P)-dependent oxidoreductase, with protein sequence MNLFITGGSGFIGSHLKKRLALNGNFNVFAPKSSELNLTDERAVDDFIRAHKIDTIVHLANRGGGRDTLDMTNVIEYNLRIFFNIVKQKNKVVKIISFGSGAEYGKHKPIINAREDDYKEALPLDEYGFYKAITSHYIEDCADNIIQLRLFGIYGEMENYRYKFITNTVVKNLLRLPITINQNVFFDYMYVDDLLNAVEFYIENDARHKIYNASSGTKIDLLSLAALVNEASDFKSEISVLNEGLNNEYTSDNSLLKSEMKDKFKLTPHTEAIGKICKYFKQNFTSLDLATIKKDPYLGKINEIWKGKK encoded by the coding sequence ATGAATCTATTCATCACGGGCGGTAGCGGTTTTATCGGGTCGCATCTAAAAAAGCGTCTTGCGCTAAATGGAAATTTTAACGTTTTCGCTCCAAAAAGTAGCGAGTTAAATTTGACTGACGAAAGGGCGGTTGACGATTTTATCCGTGCGCATAAAATCGATACTATCGTCCATCTCGCCAATCGCGGCGGCGGTCGCGATACGCTGGATATGACAAATGTGATTGAGTATAATTTACGAATCTTTTTCAATATCGTCAAGCAAAAAAACAAGGTCGTAAAGATCATATCATTTGGAAGTGGTGCGGAATACGGAAAACACAAGCCGATAATAAATGCTCGAGAGGATGATTATAAAGAGGCGCTTCCGCTTGATGAATACGGTTTTTACAAGGCTATCACGTCGCATTACATTGAGGATTGCGCGGATAACATTATCCAGCTTCGTTTATTTGGAATTTACGGCGAGATGGAGAATTACCGCTATAAATTTATCACAAATACCGTAGTAAAAAATCTACTGCGCCTACCCATCACGATCAATCAAAACGTATTTTTTGATTATATGTATGTTGACGATCTGCTAAACGCAGTGGAATTTTATATAGAAAATGACGCGCGGCATAAAATTTACAACGCAAGCAGCGGGACAAAAATCGATCTGCTTAGCCTAGCTGCGCTAGTAAATGAGGCGAGCGATTTTAAATCCGAGATAAGCGTGCTAAATGAAGGGCTAAATAACGAATACACTTCCGACAATAGCCTATTAAAATCCGAAATGAAAGATAAATTCAAGCTTACGCCGCATACGGAAGCGATCGGTAAAATTTGCAAATATTTTAAGCAAAATTTTACTAGCTTAGACTTAGCTACCATAAAAAAAGATCCATATTTGGGAAAAATCAATGAAATTTGGAAAGGCAAAAAATGA
- the rfbH gene encoding lipopolysaccharide biosynthesis protein RfbH — protein MTPQELKQEILEKTKEYYRLVHEPVQRAKFEPGKSRVNYAGRVFDEHEMVNLVDSSLDFWLTYGTYSKKFEKEFAKMLGVKWAFLVNSGSSANLLAFFALTSPLLKERRIKKGDEVITVAAGFPTTVAPIVQYGAVPVFVDMELEYFNIDHTKLELALSPKTKAVMVAHTLGNPFNIKAVKEFCDKHDLWLIEDNCDALGSLYEGKPTGTWGDIGTSSFYPPHHMTMGEGGATYTNNPLLKKIMLSMRDWGRDCWCESGVDNTCGRRFSQKFGELPLGYDHKYVYSHFGFNLKASDMQAAVGCAQIDKFPSFVQRRRQNFKKLYDGLKDIKELILVKAQPHSEPSWFGFMMTVADGAKFSRNELSEHLERAGVQTRNLFAGNMIKHPLFADLKRGVDYKISGELKNTDKIMNDSFWVGVYPGMSDEKIGYIIKTVRGFVSTKS, from the coding sequence ATGACCCCTCAAGAATTAAAACAAGAAATTTTAGAAAAGACAAAAGAGTATTATAGACTGGTTCATGAGCCGGTGCAGAGGGCTAAATTTGAACCTGGCAAAAGTCGTGTGAATTACGCAGGTAGAGTCTTTGACGAGCACGAAATGGTAAATTTAGTAGATAGCTCGCTTGATTTTTGGCTTACATACGGCACATATTCTAAAAAATTTGAAAAGGAATTCGCTAAAATGCTTGGCGTAAAATGGGCGTTTTTGGTAAATAGCGGAAGCAGTGCAAATTTGCTTGCATTTTTTGCGCTCACTTCGCCGCTTCTAAAAGAGCGCCGCATAAAAAAGGGCGACGAAGTCATAACAGTAGCGGCAGGCTTTCCTACGACGGTTGCGCCTATCGTGCAATACGGTGCCGTTCCTGTTTTTGTCGATATGGAGCTTGAATATTTTAATATAGACCATACGAAGCTTGAGCTTGCGCTTAGCCCAAAAACGAAAGCCGTCATGGTAGCTCACACCCTAGGAAATCCTTTTAATATAAAAGCCGTGAAGGAATTTTGCGATAAGCACGATTTGTGGCTTATCGAGGATAATTGCGACGCACTGGGCTCGCTGTATGAGGGCAAGCCAACCGGCACATGGGGGGATATAGGCACAAGCAGCTTCTACCCGCCTCATCATATGACAATGGGCGAGGGCGGCGCCACATATACAAACAATCCGCTGCTTAAAAAAATTATGCTAAGTATGCGTGATTGGGGACGCGATTGCTGGTGTGAGAGCGGCGTAGATAATACCTGTGGCAGGCGCTTTTCGCAAAAATTTGGTGAGCTACCGCTTGGATATGATCATAAATACGTTTATTCGCACTTCGGATTTAATTTAAAAGCCTCCGATATGCAAGCTGCCGTTGGATGCGCTCAGATAGATAAATTTCCTAGCTTTGTGCAGCGTCGTAGGCAAAATTTTAAAAAGCTTTATGATGGCTTAAAAGATATAAAGGAGCTCATTTTGGTTAAAGCTCAGCCGCATTCCGAGCCTAGCTGGTTCGGCTTTATGATGACGGTTGCAGACGGGGCAAAATTTAGTAGAAACGAGCTTAGCGAGCATCTAGAAAGGGCGGGTGTGCAAACAAGAAATTTATTTGCGGGCAATATGATCAAGCACCCGTTATTTGCAGATCTTAAACGCGGGGTAGATTATAAAATTTCAGGCGAGCTAAAAAATACCGATAAGATAATGAACGATAGTTTCTGGGTAGGCGTATATCCCGGTATGAGTGATGAGAAGATAGGGTATATTATAAAAACTGTTAGAGGATTTGTATCTACTAAAAGCTAA
- the wecB gene encoding UDP-N-acetylglucosamine 2-epimerase (non-hydrolyzing), with protein sequence MTKRKILIVFGTRPEAIKMALLIKEFQKHAEFEVKVCVTAQHRQMLDQVLEFFEIKPDFDLNLMKQAQDLYDVTSGVLLGMRGIFERYKPDVVFVHGDTTTTSAVSLAAFYQKIDVAHVEAGLRTHDIYSPFPEEINRQITGLIAKYHFAPTAGAKGNLLKEGKSAESIVVSGNTVIDALFWTIDKIERDAALRDKILSTIGLKYRLADRKFILVTGHRRENFGEGFINICEALREIAADNADVDILYPVHLNPNVQKPVKEILSGLPNIFLMDPLEYDAFVYLMSKAYMIITDSGGIQEEAPSLCKPVLVTRNRTERPEGIGAGCVRLVGTKRENIVKEAQKLLNLKDEYDKMSASISPYGDGKACERIVKFLKEAL encoded by the coding sequence ATGACGAAAAGAAAAATTTTAATAGTATTTGGGACGCGCCCGGAGGCCATTAAGATGGCTCTATTGATAAAGGAATTTCAAAAGCACGCGGAATTTGAAGTGAAAGTTTGCGTCACGGCGCAGCACAGACAGATGCTTGATCAGGTGCTTGAATTTTTTGAGATCAAGCCCGATTTTGATCTAAATTTAATGAAGCAGGCTCAGGATCTGTACGACGTTACGTCGGGGGTGCTGCTCGGCATGCGCGGGATATTTGAGCGCTATAAACCGGACGTCGTATTTGTCCACGGCGATACGACTACGACAAGTGCGGTATCTCTAGCCGCGTTTTATCAAAAGATCGACGTGGCGCATGTCGAAGCGGGTCTTAGGACGCACGACATATATTCGCCGTTTCCGGAGGAGATAAATAGGCAAATCACTGGCCTGATAGCCAAATACCACTTCGCACCGACCGCGGGCGCAAAAGGCAATCTGCTAAAAGAGGGCAAAAGCGCAGAAAGCATAGTAGTTAGCGGCAACACCGTTATAGACGCGCTTTTTTGGACTATCGATAAGATAGAGCGCGATGCGGCCTTGCGGGATAAAATTTTATCGACGATAGGCCTAAAATATCGCCTTGCAGACCGAAAATTCATTCTCGTAACCGGCCATAGGCGGGAAAATTTCGGCGAAGGTTTTATAAATATCTGTGAGGCTCTGCGCGAAATAGCCGCCGATAACGCCGATGTGGACATCCTCTATCCCGTGCATCTTAATCCAAACGTCCAAAAGCCGGTGAAGGAAATTTTATCGGGGCTACCGAATATTTTTTTAATGGATCCGCTGGAATATGACGCATTTGTGTATTTGATGAGTAAAGCGTATATGATCATCACCGATAGCGGCGGCATCCAAGAGGAGGCGCCGAGCCTTTGCAAGCCGGTTTTAGTAACTAGAAACAGAACCGAGCGCCCCGAGGGGATAGGGGCCGGATGCGTGAGGCTGGTCGGAACGAAGCGAGAAAATATCGTAAAAGAAGCGCAAAAATTATTAAATTTAAAAGACGAATATGATAAAATGAGCGCAAGCATCAGTCCTTACGGCGACGGAAAAGCGTGCGAGAGGATAGTTAAATTTTTAAAGGAAGCTTTGTGA